The proteins below are encoded in one region of Bifidobacterium dentium JCM 1195 = DSM 20436:
- a CDS encoding helix-turn-helix domain-containing protein — MTQRMLADGIGTSYQLLNAKLRGRSNYTLHDLSRIADFFGVSLDYLTGRSEYAKPLEVE; from the coding sequence ATGACTCAAAGAATGCTTGCTGATGGCATTGGTACTTCTTATCAATTGCTTAATGCGAAGCTTCGCGGCCGAAGTAATTACACACTTCATGATTTGTCTCGCATCGCTGATTTTTTCGGTGTCTCGCTGGACTATCTCACGGGTCGTTCGGAATACGCGAAACCGTTGGAGGTGGAGTGA
- a CDS encoding helix-turn-helix domain-containing protein, translated as MTRIAMLTTAQTAERLGVSERTLKRWRGDIPVFGPPPIRLGGRVMYAEADVNGWLLRQRGKGRDGDAKKTDR; from the coding sequence ATGACACGGATCGCCATGCTGACCACCGCGCAGACGGCCGAACGTCTGGGCGTGAGCGAACGGACATTGAAACGGTGGCGTGGCGACATACCTGTCTTCGGCCCGCCGCCAATCCGCTTGGGCGGACGTGTCATGTACGCGGAGGCCGACGTGAACGGGTGGCTACTCAGACAACGAGGGAAAGGAAGGGATGGCGATGCCAAGAAGACAGACCGTTGA
- a CDS encoding HNH endonuclease: protein MPRRQTVDPLIRAQVIAAWGNQCWLGMPGCRITATEDDHIIPYAHGGKDTVTNLRRACKHCNAARQDRVLSGYGATLHAVIGPPRADFTGYLTGLVGRDSVVVSFDSLIRDIYPLPDPPDGVRLAAAMAWDGAYRALAKCGQPLDIWLVRTLPRSRRHPDMLGEWLALDYDIHVVETPAEATFDLDLTPREYRAAQQWYAMRITQRMVDARALQRRQRLASLGLRASDGQTAGRPTW from the coding sequence ATGCCAAGAAGACAGACCGTTGACCCGCTCATCCGAGCGCAGGTCATCGCCGCCTGGGGCAACCAATGCTGGCTGGGCATGCCCGGCTGTCGGATCACCGCCACGGAGGACGACCACATCATCCCGTACGCGCATGGCGGCAAGGACACCGTGACGAACCTGCGACGCGCCTGCAAGCATTGCAACGCGGCCCGCCAGGATCGCGTGCTGTCCGGCTACGGGGCCACGTTGCACGCCGTGATCGGTCCGCCTCGCGCCGACTTCACCGGCTACCTGACGGGGCTCGTCGGCCGCGACAGCGTGGTGGTCAGCTTCGACAGCCTGATCCGCGACATCTATCCGCTGCCCGACCCGCCCGACGGCGTGCGCCTGGCGGCGGCCATGGCATGGGATGGCGCGTACCGCGCCCTGGCCAAGTGCGGCCAGCCCTTGGACATCTGGCTGGTACGCACGCTGCCACGCAGCCGCCGCCATCCCGACATGCTGGGCGAATGGCTGGCGTTGGACTATGACATCCATGTGGTCGAGACCCCGGCCGAGGCCACGTTCGACCTTGACCTCACGCCTCGGGAGTATCGTGCGGCGCAGCAATGGTATGCGATGCGCATCACCCAGCGCATGGTGGACGCGAGGGCCCTGCAACGCCGCCAGCGGCTCGCCTCGCTGGGCTTGCGCGCTTCGGACGGCCAGACCGCGGGCCGGCCGACGTGGTGA
- a CDS encoding terminase large subunit domain-containing protein, whose translation MSVPLRGGTERHAGRPTDGAVVARTAELLGKPLLPWQRYVADVAGEIDPATGTYYYDRVILSTPRQCGKSTLIDTEDTRNAQLGPDRKIYYLAQTGKDAEKHFKDYVQQLAKSRLAPIACRPRLSNGGMEQRFINGSFICPLAVTKVAGHGTQMDKFTIDEAFSLDDETGKLILDGMAPTMNTRLHFTGVQPQIWITSTEGTADSTFLNGLLDGLRAGDVPRRTCWFDFGIPADADPEDLQTILKWHPAAGLLWGLDQLRDFRGQFEGNAAGWARAFGNRRDTGVADRVIDETLWQATVATPIGPDRLDGRPLVFAAAVDVDATHTSLAAGIRDADGTVTVQLLQVLDGTGRAPGEIMRLCERYKAPLVMDDRGPNADLHDRLRSQADDVGEPVIQFVPMQAGDYLAIGQAFVSGLHNRLIRHATDMQLDESAAQCARTWSGDAWRVTRRGSTGLTSPLEACMLAAWGVNHRPDTDTDLQIY comes from the coding sequence GTGAGCGTGCCGCTGCGCGGCGGCACCGAACGCCATGCCGGCCGGCCGACCGATGGCGCCGTGGTGGCCCGGACCGCCGAACTGCTGGGCAAGCCCCTGCTGCCATGGCAACGGTACGTGGCCGACGTGGCCGGCGAGATCGACCCGGCCACCGGCACCTACTATTACGACCGCGTCATCCTGAGCACGCCCCGCCAATGCGGCAAGAGCACGCTGATCGACACGGAGGACACGCGCAACGCCCAACTGGGACCGGACAGGAAGATCTACTATCTGGCGCAGACCGGCAAGGACGCCGAGAAACATTTCAAGGACTACGTGCAGCAGCTGGCCAAAAGCAGGCTGGCCCCGATAGCCTGCCGTCCGCGCCTGTCGAACGGCGGCATGGAGCAACGGTTCATCAACGGAAGTTTCATCTGCCCGCTGGCCGTGACCAAGGTGGCCGGCCATGGCACGCAGATGGACAAGTTCACCATCGACGAGGCGTTCAGCCTGGACGACGAGACCGGCAAGCTGATCCTGGACGGCATGGCCCCGACCATGAACACGCGACTGCATTTCACTGGCGTGCAACCGCAGATCTGGATCACCTCGACCGAGGGCACGGCCGACTCGACCTTCCTCAACGGCCTGTTGGACGGACTGCGGGCGGGCGACGTGCCGCGACGCACCTGCTGGTTCGATTTCGGCATCCCGGCCGACGCCGACCCCGAGGACCTCCAGACGATTCTGAAATGGCATCCGGCCGCGGGCCTGCTGTGGGGCCTGGACCAGCTACGCGACTTCCGTGGACAGTTCGAGGGCAACGCCGCCGGCTGGGCGCGCGCGTTCGGCAACCGGCGCGACACGGGCGTGGCCGACCGTGTCATCGACGAGACCCTGTGGCAGGCGACCGTGGCCACGCCCATAGGACCCGACCGGTTGGACGGCCGGCCCCTCGTGTTCGCCGCCGCCGTGGACGTAGACGCCACGCACACATCACTGGCGGCCGGGATCAGGGACGCCGACGGCACCGTCACCGTGCAACTGCTCCAGGTCCTGGACGGTACCGGACGCGCGCCCGGCGAGATCATGCGACTGTGCGAACGGTACAAGGCTCCCCTGGTCATGGACGACCGCGGGCCCAACGCCGACCTGCACGACCGGCTCCGCTCACAGGCCGACGACGTGGGCGAGCCCGTCATCCAGTTCGTGCCCATGCAGGCGGGCGACTACCTCGCCATCGGCCAGGCATTCGTCAGCGGGTTGCACAACCGGCTGATCCGCCACGCCACCGACATGCAGCTGGACGAGAGCGCGGCGCAATGCGCACGCACATGGAGCGGCGACGCCTGGCGGGTGACCCGACGCGGCAGCACCGGGCTCACCAGCCCCTTGGAAGCCTGCATGCTGGCCGCATGGGGCGTGAACCACCGGCCCGACACCGATACCGACCTGCAGATCTACTAG
- a CDS encoding phage portal protein: MNLWQRMRLAGRVLTRGGDDVDMPDGVRPPACSTTYEPLQLSTVFRGVQVLQTAIAGLPVYEMRNGVKLPDVSALVAQPDVTRSRRDFLADLVASLVLDGNAFTRLIRLDGEIVTCEILPPQYVTVTDLGKDPASPDLRYGYLGRTYGPDDIVHSKFLNVPGRLRGLGPISAAREEVEAAQMARDYKTRFYSDGSNLKGYLHTKKPVSEEAAKRAKAAWKTDGGAGDVKVIGDDLEYVPLDLKPADLQFLETQKFDTTQIARLLGIPASIMLAAVDGSNLTYSNIEQSWIEFADYTLAAYAGEIEEVFNRLLPRGRTAEFDWDSSQRANMSDRYNAYKTAIEAGFLTVNDVRGKIRMPSLSADESARIGAKHEQA, from the coding sequence ATGAATCTTTGGCAGCGAATGAGACTCGCCGGCCGGGTGCTCACCCGCGGCGGCGATGACGTGGACATGCCCGACGGCGTCAGGCCGCCGGCGTGTTCCACGACGTATGAGCCGTTGCAGCTGTCCACCGTGTTCCGTGGCGTGCAGGTGTTGCAGACCGCCATCGCAGGCCTGCCGGTATACGAGATGCGCAACGGCGTCAAGCTCCCCGATGTCTCCGCTCTGGTGGCCCAGCCGGACGTGACGCGCTCCCGGCGTGACTTCCTCGCCGACCTCGTGGCATCGCTCGTGCTGGACGGCAACGCGTTCACCCGTCTGATCCGTCTCGACGGCGAGATCGTGACCTGCGAGATCCTGCCTCCCCAGTACGTGACCGTGACCGACCTGGGCAAGGATCCCGCAAGCCCGGACCTGCGCTACGGCTATCTCGGCCGCACCTACGGGCCCGACGACATCGTCCACAGCAAGTTCCTGAACGTACCCGGCCGCCTGCGCGGCCTCGGCCCCATCTCCGCGGCCCGCGAGGAAGTCGAGGCCGCGCAGATGGCGCGCGACTACAAGACCCGCTTCTACAGCGACGGATCCAACCTCAAAGGCTACCTACACACCAAGAAGCCCGTCAGCGAGGAAGCCGCGAAGCGGGCCAAGGCGGCATGGAAGACGGACGGCGGGGCCGGCGACGTCAAGGTGATCGGCGACGACCTCGAATACGTGCCGCTCGACCTGAAGCCCGCCGACCTGCAATTCCTGGAAACCCAGAAGTTCGACACCACGCAGATCGCCCGACTGCTGGGCATCCCCGCATCCATCATGCTCGCCGCCGTCGATGGCTCGAACCTCACCTACTCGAACATCGAACAGTCCTGGATCGAGTTCGCCGACTACACGCTGGCGGCCTACGCGGGAGAGATCGAGGAGGTGTTCAACCGGCTGCTGCCACGCGGACGGACCGCCGAGTTCGATTGGGACAGCAGCCAGCGGGCCAACATGAGCGACCGGTACAACGCGTACAAGACCGCGATAGAGGCCGGCTTCCTGACCGTCAACGACGTGAGGGGAAAGATCAGGATGCCATCATTGAGCGCCGACGAATCGGCGCGGATCGGAGCGAAGCATGAACAGGCATGA
- a CDS encoding phage major capsid protein produces the protein MNRHEIAVRGLSLRTEDESDGRTLEGIAVPYGDVIDTWDGPETFDRDCVFDDLDQAKLCYQHGEVIGRIIGGESREDGLHITARVSDTAKGRDAVTLVRDGVLDSFSVGFIPIESERDKAGITHRRRVRLLETSIVSWPAYQNARLTGQRDSDALKETKETRKETTMDDNEMMDLLKSMQDEQRGLKAAIAKTAGGRETPRIVGGEYRSRGEYLQALARGDEAAAKIMEECRDLIVTGDTGDTATWIADDLRLITERRKVSNLLTHDSLPATGMSMEYHVVTSDTTVADKQANEGDALTFGKLTFGTKSADINTYGGYTSLSRQVIERSTTPMLNTALRALQNAYAKVTEKAVRDHLYGEIKTQRDGTNHIDTAKTLANMGINDWVGLIVDAAEMADDRNVALTRLAVSKDVLKALVGLKDTGDRFFNLSGDGSDTIGSFDLTGVAGEFMRVPVVMLPKAEAGTAAFIDPASVTVWESGGPTQLTDGSVTKLTNDYSVYGYLSVATTLADGLIPVKFAAA, from the coding sequence ATGAACAGGCATGAGATAGCGGTGCGGGGCTTGAGCCTACGAACCGAGGACGAGAGCGACGGGCGCACATTGGAAGGCATCGCCGTGCCCTACGGCGACGTCATCGACACGTGGGACGGCCCCGAGACGTTCGACCGCGACTGCGTGTTCGACGATCTCGACCAAGCGAAGCTGTGCTACCAGCACGGCGAGGTCATCGGCCGTATCATCGGCGGCGAGTCGCGCGAGGACGGCCTGCACATCACCGCGCGCGTGTCCGACACCGCGAAGGGCCGCGACGCCGTGACCCTGGTCCGCGACGGCGTGCTCGACAGCTTCTCGGTCGGATTCATCCCCATCGAAAGCGAAAGGGACAAGGCCGGCATCACGCACCGCAGGCGCGTACGCCTGCTGGAGACCAGCATCGTGTCATGGCCGGCCTACCAGAACGCGAGGCTCACCGGCCAGAGGGATTCGGACGCACTCAAGGAAACCAAGGAAACAAGGAAGGAAACCACCATGGATGACAACGAGATGATGGACCTGCTCAAATCCATGCAGGATGAGCAGCGCGGCCTCAAGGCGGCCATCGCCAAGACGGCCGGCGGCCGTGAGACCCCGAGAATCGTCGGCGGCGAGTACAGGAGCCGCGGCGAATACCTCCAGGCGCTTGCCCGCGGCGACGAGGCGGCCGCCAAGATCATGGAGGAATGCCGAGACCTGATCGTGACCGGCGACACCGGCGACACCGCCACCTGGATCGCCGACGACCTACGCCTGATCACCGAACGCCGCAAGGTCTCGAACCTGCTGACCCACGACAGCCTGCCGGCCACCGGCATGAGCATGGAATACCATGTGGTCACCTCCGACACCACCGTGGCGGACAAGCAGGCCAATGAAGGCGACGCGCTCACCTTCGGCAAGCTCACCTTCGGCACCAAGAGCGCCGACATCAACACGTACGGCGGCTACACGTCCCTGTCGCGCCAGGTCATCGAACGGTCCACCACGCCCATGCTCAACACCGCCCTGCGCGCTCTCCAGAACGCGTACGCGAAGGTCACCGAGAAGGCCGTGCGCGACCACCTGTACGGGGAGATCAAGACCCAACGCGACGGCACGAACCACATCGACACGGCCAAGACCCTCGCCAACATGGGCATCAACGACTGGGTGGGCCTGATCGTGGACGCGGCCGAAATGGCCGACGACCGCAACGTGGCACTGACCCGGCTGGCGGTCTCCAAGGACGTGCTCAAGGCGCTCGTCGGCCTGAAGGACACCGGCGACCGGTTCTTCAACCTTTCCGGCGACGGCTCCGACACGATCGGCAGCTTCGACCTGACCGGCGTGGCCGGCGAGTTCATGCGCGTGCCGGTGGTCATGCTGCCGAAGGCCGAAGCGGGCACCGCCGCGTTCATCGACCCCGCGAGCGTGACCGTATGGGAATCCGGCGGCCCGACCCAACTCACCGACGGCAGCGTCACCAAGCTGACCAACGACTACAGCGTATACGGCTACCTGTCGGTCGCCACCACGCTTGCCGACGGCCTGATCCCGGTGAAGTTCGCAGCGGCATGA
- a CDS encoding tape measure protein → MGRSAIMSVRITGNADDAVKALERTTTKAAAFGSALGGLAVKGVTALWDTVKGFTSDVIAMSDGTDKFMNTMSFAGIDSSAVTAAAQAARKYADDTVYDLSTIQNTTAQLAANGIGNYTELTEAAGNLNAVAGGNADTFRSVAMMLTQTAGAGKLTTENWNQLADAIPGASGKLQEALLKNGAYTGNFRDAMADGQITADEFNQALLDLGMTDVAKQAATSTQTIEGAMGNLEAAVTGGLTDAFNLFKPTVTGAINTASGLVTDLATSGVANLQTFFNQVKDTGAFDRLIAAGKSVGEGFKSLFDGVSAVASAMTGGQPAGTSFGNMLDTLAGAAATVGGWLKTAGDWISRNTDLVTPLVAAIGGAVAVVTAVSTAMQAAAAAQALLNAVMAANPIMLLVTAIAALVAGLVWFFTQTQTGRQIWSDFTAFISQCVTSIVGFFTSLGSSIGTAFTNAANGARNVWNGVVEWFGSIPGKIKGFFSNAGSILKDAGAAIINGFLNGLKGAWSNVTGWIGGIGDWIKEHKGPPAYDAVLLTDNGRLIMQGFAKGLNQGFDTSVAAAIRRANGRLGKIDLHMGTDGTAAGNTTIFNVTVQGEVLDKEGVAKAIRKLLDDYADRRR, encoded by the coding sequence ATGGGCCGTTCGGCCATCATGTCGGTGAGAATCACCGGCAACGCGGACGACGCCGTCAAGGCGCTGGAGAGGACCACCACGAAGGCGGCCGCGTTCGGCTCGGCCCTGGGCGGTCTCGCGGTCAAGGGCGTGACCGCCCTGTGGGACACGGTCAAGGGCTTCACCTCAGACGTGATCGCCATGTCGGACGGCACCGACAAGTTCATGAACACCATGAGCTTCGCGGGCATCGACTCGTCGGCCGTGACCGCCGCCGCGCAGGCCGCCCGAAAGTACGCCGACGACACGGTGTACGACCTGTCCACCATCCAGAACACCACCGCGCAGCTGGCCGCGAACGGCATCGGCAACTACACCGAGCTGACCGAGGCGGCCGGCAACCTCAACGCCGTGGCCGGCGGCAACGCCGACACCTTCAGATCGGTCGCGATGATGCTCACCCAGACCGCGGGCGCGGGCAAGCTCACCACCGAGAACTGGAACCAGCTGGCTGACGCGATCCCGGGCGCGTCCGGCAAACTGCAGGAGGCGCTGCTCAAGAACGGCGCCTACACCGGCAACTTCCGCGACGCCATGGCCGACGGGCAGATCACCGCCGACGAGTTCAACCAGGCATTGCTGGACCTCGGTATGACGGACGTGGCCAAACAGGCCGCGACCAGCACCCAGACCATCGAAGGCGCGATGGGCAACCTCGAGGCCGCCGTGACCGGCGGCCTGACGGACGCGTTCAACCTGTTCAAGCCGACCGTGACCGGCGCGATCAACACGGCCAGCGGCCTGGTGACCGATCTGGCCACGTCGGGCGTGGCGAACCTGCAGACGTTCTTCAACCAAGTCAAGGACACGGGCGCGTTCGACAGGCTCATCGCCGCCGGCAAAAGCGTGGGCGAGGGTTTCAAAAGCCTTTTCGACGGCGTGAGCGCCGTGGCCTCCGCCATGACCGGCGGCCAGCCGGCCGGCACATCGTTCGGCAATATGCTCGACACGCTGGCCGGCGCGGCGGCCACCGTGGGCGGCTGGCTCAAGACCGCCGGCGACTGGATCAGCCGGAACACGGACCTCGTGACCCCGCTGGTGGCCGCCATCGGCGGCGCGGTGGCCGTGGTCACCGCCGTAAGCACGGCCATGCAGGCGGCGGCCGCCGCGCAGGCGCTGCTCAACGCGGTCATGGCCGCGAACCCCATCATGCTCCTGGTCACGGCGATCGCCGCACTGGTCGCCGGGCTGGTCTGGTTCTTCACCCAGACCCAGACGGGCCGGCAGATCTGGTCCGACTTCACGGCGTTCATCTCGCAATGCGTGACCAGCATCGTGGGCTTCTTCACCTCGCTGGGGTCGTCCATCGGCACAGCGTTCACCAACGCGGCCAACGGCGCCAGGAACGTGTGGAACGGAGTGGTCGAATGGTTCGGTTCCATCCCGGGCAAGATCAAGGGCTTCTTCTCGAACGCCGGATCGATCCTCAAGGACGCGGGCGCGGCCATCATCAACGGTTTCCTCAACGGGCTCAAGGGCGCGTGGAGCAACGTGACCGGCTGGATAGGCGGCATCGGCGACTGGATCAAGGAACACAAGGGCCCGCCCGCCTACGACGCGGTCCTGCTGACCGACAACGGCCGGCTGATCATGCAGGGCTTCGCCAAAGGATTGAACCAGGGATTCGACACGTCCGTGGCGGCCGCCATCCGACGCGCCAACGGCAGGCTCGGCAAGATCGACCTGCACATGGGCACGGACGGCACGGCCGCGGGCAACACCACCATATTCAATGTGACGGTCCAGGGCGAGGTGCTCGACAAGGAAGGCGTGGCCAAGGCGATCAGGAAGCTGTTGGACGACTACGCGGACAGGCGGCGATGA
- a CDS encoding SGNH/GDSL hydrolase family protein has protein sequence MANESFDPSKMPTTPRYGIRYPGATDLVRYASQQFKAMAESIDDKIDTLPASVTARVDQAATQAAASAQTAQAAAATAGTLADQNMAANLNNKDSKTSLALDKVLNNGPRWRNAVIIGDSLCRGHYSSADHDGQGIGDVVCRILGIASVQNVAVSGSGFTVGGTNTFINQWNRVTNKADVDLVLVIGGVNDNNNDCGAACTQLVNAIRTSAANARIYVFPVAGGLGLGLAGHYTALHSINNAIIALPGQHRGVVLMQGCHRWGQMIAESQADGTIHMKKEGYEAWARIAARLMLSGQNTFWPEYARDLNVTSISGDPLFDQIQCKRFIEVNGTITLQIRAHTGRAIDTGFTVFTADKYLCGDITTKYLQCGAGLDSYLTVESGGLKVQMAQLPKDKWVLIESSWIAGM, from the coding sequence ATGGCAAACGAATCCTTCGACCCGTCCAAGATGCCCACGACGCCCCGCTACGGCATCCGCTATCCGGGCGCCACCGACCTGGTGCGCTACGCGTCGCAGCAGTTCAAGGCCATGGCCGAAAGCATCGACGACAAGATCGACACGTTGCCCGCCTCGGTCACCGCGCGCGTGGACCAGGCGGCCACGCAGGCCGCGGCCAGCGCTCAGACGGCCCAGGCGGCCGCCGCGACGGCCGGAACCCTGGCCGACCAGAACATGGCCGCCAACCTGAACAACAAGGACTCGAAGACATCCCTCGCGCTCGACAAGGTACTGAACAACGGGCCGCGCTGGCGTAACGCCGTGATCATCGGCGACAGCCTGTGCAGGGGACACTATTCCAGCGCGGACCATGACGGCCAGGGCATCGGCGACGTGGTGTGCAGGATCCTGGGCATAGCAAGCGTGCAGAACGTGGCCGTGTCCGGCAGCGGCTTCACCGTCGGCGGGACCAACACGTTCATCAACCAGTGGAACCGCGTGACCAACAAGGCCGACGTCGATCTGGTCCTGGTCATCGGCGGCGTGAACGACAACAACAACGACTGCGGCGCGGCCTGCACGCAACTGGTCAACGCGATCCGCACCTCGGCCGCCAACGCCCGCATCTACGTATTCCCCGTGGCCGGAGGCCTCGGCCTCGGACTGGCCGGCCACTACACGGCCCTGCACTCCATCAACAACGCGATCATCGCCCTGCCGGGCCAACATCGCGGCGTGGTCCTGATGCAGGGCTGCCACAGGTGGGGCCAGATGATCGCGGAAAGCCAAGCGGACGGCACCATCCACATGAAGAAGGAAGGCTACGAGGCATGGGCTCGTATCGCGGCGCGCCTGATGCTGTCGGGCCAGAACACGTTCTGGCCCGAATACGCGCGCGACCTGAACGTGACCAGCATCAGCGGCGACCCGCTGTTCGACCAGATCCAGTGCAAGCGGTTCATCGAGGTCAACGGCACGATCACCCTGCAGATCCGCGCGCACACCGGCCGCGCCATCGACACCGGATTCACCGTATTCACGGCGGACAAGTACCTGTGCGGCGACATCACGACCAAATACCTCCAATGCGGCGCGGGACTGGATTCATACCTGACCGTGGAGAGCGGCGGTCTGAAGGTGCAGATGGCACAACTGCCCAAGGACAAGTGGGTGCTGATCGAATCCTCCTGGATCGCGGGCATGTGA
- a CDS encoding endolysin-like domain-containing protein: MRYWCQTANMGYSQTDRWHFDPAGGNCDCSSLVIHCLQEAGFDTGSAGYTGDLSRNLTSRGWTRLPADGHPMAGDILLNDADHVAVYLGDGLLAQASISETGGITGTAGDQTNGETNVSPYYDYPWDCYLRYEGETMPTAQEIAEAVWDFEQNGVKCRDRLQGTDEAANAAAERVWTFLIQGVQARDRLYGLDNIQTPQLAATVAAQSAALETLAKSVGTDPDTIAASVEQAVKARLATLRITVEGDQS; this comes from the coding sequence ATGCGCTACTGGTGTCAGACCGCGAACATGGGCTACTCACAGACCGACCGGTGGCATTTCGACCCGGCCGGCGGCAACTGCGACTGCAGCAGCCTGGTGATCCACTGCCTGCAGGAAGCGGGATTCGATACCGGCAGCGCCGGATACACGGGCGACCTGAGCCGGAACCTGACCAGCCGCGGCTGGACGAGACTGCCCGCCGACGGCCATCCGATGGCCGGCGACATCCTGCTGAACGACGCCGATCACGTCGCCGTCTACCTGGGCGACGGCCTGCTGGCGCAGGCCAGCATCAGCGAAACGGGCGGCATCACCGGCACGGCCGGCGACCAGACGAACGGCGAGACGAACGTCTCACCCTACTACGACTACCCATGGGATTGCTATTTACGATACGAAGGAGAAACCATGCCAACGGCACAGGAGATCGCGGAAGCGGTCTGGGATTTCGAGCAGAACGGCGTCAAATGCCGCGACAGGCTGCAAGGCACCGACGAGGCCGCCAACGCGGCGGCCGAAAGGGTCTGGACGTTCCTCATCCAGGGCGTTCAGGCACGCGACCGGCTCTACGGACTCGACAACATCCAGACGCCACAGCTCGCGGCCACCGTGGCGGCCCAGTCGGCGGCGCTCGAGACATTGGCCAAAAGCGTGGGCACCGACCCCGACACCATCGCGGCCAGCGTGGAACAAGCCGTCAAGGCGAGACTCGCCACGCTCAGAATCACAGTGGAAGGAGACCAGTCATGA
- a CDS encoding tyrosine-type recombinase/integrase, with protein MRLRPEPFPQTWEQSVDQWLTYLRAAGRMPSTIKTRRVKLWGFVHYLAGKPPENVTRADCEKWMGREGLSAETRKGIRATLTSYFDWCVDHDLRSDNPAIGLPHVAGSKPHPRPCPETGIREAMDGLSERDRLMVRLGAELGLRRSEIAKVSGRDVVGPADNALLRVVGKGDKQRLIPLPQDLAVRIRQTGDGWLFPSRNDHGISHLTAGRVGKIVGSALPQSYGTHSLRHRAATQAYLATHDLLAVSTLLGHSSVATTQRYVAMPPEELRKVVSSLRVHA; from the coding sequence ATGCGATTGCGACCTGAACCGTTCCCGCAGACCTGGGAACAAAGCGTGGATCAGTGGCTGACATATCTGAGAGCGGCGGGAAGGATGCCGAGCACCATTAAGACGAGACGGGTGAAACTATGGGGTTTCGTGCATTATCTTGCCGGCAAGCCGCCGGAAAACGTCACGCGCGCCGATTGCGAGAAATGGATGGGACGGGAAGGTCTTTCGGCCGAGACACGCAAGGGGATACGGGCGACGTTGACGAGCTATTTCGACTGGTGCGTCGATCACGACCTGAGATCCGACAATCCGGCCATCGGACTGCCACATGTCGCGGGATCGAAGCCACACCCTCGTCCCTGCCCGGAAACCGGTATCAGGGAGGCGATGGATGGCCTGTCCGAACGTGACCGGCTCATGGTCAGGCTCGGGGCCGAACTGGGGCTACGCAGGAGCGAGATAGCGAAGGTGTCCGGTCGTGATGTGGTCGGGCCGGCCGATAATGCGCTATTGCGGGTCGTTGGCAAGGGCGATAAGCAGCGGCTGATACCGTTGCCGCAGGATCTGGCCGTGCGAATCCGTCAGACTGGGGACGGCTGGCTGTTCCCGTCCCGTAACGATCACGGAATCAGCCATCTCACCGCCGGCCGGGTTGGCAAGATCGTAGGCAGTGCGCTGCCTCAATCGTACGGGACGCACAGTCTCCGGCACAGGGCCGCCACGCAGGCGTATCTGGCGACACATGATCTTCTGGCGGTGTCCACGCTTCTCGGGCATAGCAGCGTGGCCACGACGCAAAGGTACGTGGCCATGCCGCCCGAGGAACTCCGTAAGGTGGTCAGCTCACTTCGCGTTCATGCGTAG
- the rpmE gene encoding 50S ribosomal protein L31, producing the protein MQQGIHPDYHAVQVTCSCGNTFVTRSTAKSDHMTVDVCSSCHPFYTGKQKILDTGGRVARFEKRYGKKAK; encoded by the coding sequence ATGCAGCAGGGTATTCATCCTGATTATCACGCAGTGCAGGTTACCTGCTCTTGCGGCAACACCTTCGTGACCCGTTCCACCGCCAAGAGCGATCATATGACCGTCGACGTGTGCTCGAGCTGCCACCCGTTCTATACCGGCAAGCAGAAGATCCTCGACACCGGTGGTCGCGTGGCCCGCTTCGAGAAGCGCTACGGCAAGAAGGCCAAGTGA